One genomic segment of Candidatus Berkiella aquae includes these proteins:
- a CDS encoding squalene/phytoene synthase family protein → MNSEPITSHAFSRGQSLYYALLFAPASLQEACFGLNAFFQEITALGTLETNIAQVKLSWWREEIARTFQGLCQHPTSKQLLCIINHYDLNEAHFEQFLTAASARLSHPYWETWEDIQAHCYQMGGQKMLLMAHTMKISHPDTDTFAVMLGAALELIDRIRYFGKDLAQGKILFAKEDLAFFNIDEESLMTHYTPHDLIASLLYRQAHRARILYQKALEILPEQDRFKVASLLGLAKIYFVLLDEIEQANFDVLNQRISLTPLRKWWLAWRHDLQEKQRYRALQKLINQKVTVHG, encoded by the coding sequence ATGAATTCAGAACCCATAACAAGCCATGCTTTTTCGCGCGGTCAAAGCCTTTATTATGCTTTGCTTTTTGCACCAGCCTCTCTTCAAGAGGCTTGCTTTGGACTCAATGCTTTTTTTCAAGAAATCACGGCCCTTGGGACCTTAGAAACCAACATTGCCCAAGTCAAATTAAGCTGGTGGCGTGAAGAAATAGCCCGTACATTCCAAGGACTCTGTCAGCATCCCACATCAAAGCAATTGCTCTGTATTATTAATCATTACGATCTGAATGAAGCGCATTTTGAACAATTTTTGACCGCAGCATCGGCCAGATTGTCCCACCCCTATTGGGAAACATGGGAGGATATACAAGCACATTGTTACCAAATGGGTGGGCAAAAAATGTTGCTCATGGCGCATACCATGAAAATCAGCCATCCTGATACCGACACGTTTGCCGTCATGCTGGGAGCCGCTTTAGAGTTAATAGACAGAATTCGTTATTTCGGGAAAGATTTGGCACAAGGCAAAATCCTCTTTGCCAAAGAAGATTTAGCCTTTTTCAATATCGATGAAGAATCTTTAATGACGCATTATACCCCGCACGATCTGATTGCTTCCTTGCTTTACCGTCAAGCACATCGCGCTAGAATACTTTATCAAAAAGCATTAGAAATATTACCCGAACAGGATCGCTTCAAAGTGGCAAGTCTTCTTGGCTTGGCCAAAATCTACTTTGTGCTCCTTGATGAGATAGAACAAGCGAATTTCGACGTCCTCAATCAACGCATCAGCTTAACCCCACTGCGTAAATGGTGGTTAGCATGGCGTCATGATTTACAAGAAAAACAACGATATCGAGCCTTACAAAAACTCATTAATCAAAAGGTTACCGTTCATGGATAA
- a CDS encoding segregation and condensation protein A, producing the protein MTEVLEPVEEVATEGVSEQQEPATPYVALVNGIALTKLPEDLYIPPDALEVFLDAFAGPLDLLLYLIRKQNFDILNIPIAAVTHQYIEYVELMKDLKLELAAEYLVMAAMLAEIKSRMLLPRSEEAPEEEDPRAELVRRLQEYERFKIAAENLEILPRLGRDVFNGSADVPKVVFEAPKPDIQLPDLLSAFLDILKRSELLATHTVEREALSIRERMSAVLELVNSRRFVSFYECFTLEEGRLGIVVSFIAMLELLRLGLIDIVQSEPFGPIHIKVVEHEHALEQTLDQTYE; encoded by the coding sequence ATGACTGAAGTGTTGGAACCAGTAGAGGAAGTTGCGACAGAAGGAGTAAGTGAGCAACAAGAACCAGCAACGCCTTATGTGGCGCTGGTTAATGGGATTGCTTTAACAAAACTACCGGAAGATCTTTATATACCGCCTGATGCATTAGAGGTTTTTCTCGATGCTTTCGCAGGTCCCCTTGATCTATTGCTTTATCTTATTCGAAAACAAAATTTCGATATTTTAAATATTCCGATTGCTGCAGTCACACATCAGTACATTGAATATGTTGAATTGATGAAAGATTTGAAATTAGAGCTTGCTGCTGAATATTTAGTGATGGCAGCAATGTTAGCTGAAATTAAATCGAGAATGCTCTTGCCACGTTCGGAAGAAGCGCCTGAAGAAGAAGATCCTCGCGCAGAATTAGTGCGTCGTTTACAAGAATATGAACGATTCAAAATAGCGGCAGAAAATCTGGAAATATTACCTCGATTAGGTCGAGATGTTTTCAATGGCAGCGCTGATGTACCGAAAGTTGTGTTTGAAGCACCTAAACCCGATATCCAATTACCCGATTTACTGAGTGCATTTTTAGATATTTTAAAACGTTCAGAATTGTTAGCAACGCATACCGTAGAACGTGAAGCATTATCCATTCGTGAACGAATGAGTGCTGTTTTAGAATTGGTTAACTCTCGACGTTTCGTCTCTTTCTATGAATGCTTCACCTTAGAAGAAGGAAGGCTCGGTATTGTTGTCAGTTTTATAGCGATGTTGGAGCTATTACGTTTAGGTTTAATTGATATTGTGCAATCAGAGCCTTTTGGCCCCATACATATAAAGGTTGTTGAACATGAACATGCCCTCGAACAAACCCTTGATCAAACCTATGAATGA
- a CDS encoding tryptophan--tRNA ligase encodes MAVSGSTNDFQRVVSGMRPTGALHLGHYHGVLTNWVKLQYEYECLFFVADWHALTTHYENTYDIEESVWETIIDWLACGINPGSCKIFIQSRIPEHAELHLLLSMITPLGWLERVPTYKDQQEKLKELDLATYGFLGYPLLQSADILAYKAGYVPVGEDQISHLELTREVARRFNHLYGKEPGYEEKVEIAISKLGKKNAKIYLECLRQFQEAGNVESLERGQALVFAQGNLSLSERERLYGHLEGSGKIILPEPQAMLTSHAKLTGLDGQKMSKSYHNTIAIRELPENIEKKIKVMPTDPARVRRTDVGDPEKCPVWSLHKVYSDTAVKEWVQKGCTTAGIGCLECKKAVSDAIIEQQQPILERALEYKNNPRLVKEIVREGCEAARDIARETLEEVREVMGLPHRDR; translated from the coding sequence GTGGCTGTCAGTGGCTCAACAAATGATTTTCAACGAGTAGTTTCAGGTATGCGACCAACTGGTGCATTGCATCTTGGGCATTATCATGGCGTGTTAACCAATTGGGTCAAATTGCAATATGAGTATGAGTGTCTATTTTTCGTTGCAGACTGGCATGCTCTGACAACACATTACGAAAATACGTATGACATAGAAGAGAGTGTCTGGGAAACCATTATTGACTGGTTAGCTTGTGGTATTAATCCCGGCTCTTGCAAAATATTTATTCAATCCAGAATTCCTGAACATGCTGAATTGCACTTATTATTATCCATGATTACCCCATTAGGCTGGCTAGAGCGAGTTCCTACCTACAAAGATCAGCAAGAAAAGCTGAAAGAACTGGATTTAGCGACTTATGGGTTTTTAGGTTATCCCTTATTACAATCAGCTGATATTCTTGCCTATAAAGCAGGCTATGTACCGGTTGGTGAAGATCAGATCTCACATTTAGAGTTGACTCGTGAAGTGGCAAGACGATTCAATCATCTTTATGGCAAAGAGCCAGGTTATGAAGAAAAGGTAGAAATTGCTATTAGTAAATTGGGCAAGAAAAATGCCAAAATTTATTTAGAATGCTTGCGGCAATTTCAAGAAGCAGGAAATGTAGAATCACTTGAACGAGGTCAAGCACTGGTTTTTGCTCAAGGCAATTTATCGCTCAGTGAACGAGAAAGATTATATGGTCATCTTGAAGGCTCAGGTAAAATTATTTTGCCAGAACCACAAGCCATGTTGACTTCGCATGCGAAATTGACGGGTTTAGATGGGCAAAAGATGTCAAAGTCTTACCATAACACCATTGCGATTCGTGAATTACCGGAAAATATCGAGAAAAAAATCAAGGTTATGCCAACCGATCCTGCTCGCGTGCGAAGAACCGATGTGGGTGATCCTGAAAAATGCCCTGTATGGTCGTTGCATAAAGTCTACTCTGATACGGCAGTGAAAGAATGGGTGCAAAAAGGTTGCACCACCGCAGGGATTGGCTGTCTTGAATGCAAAAAAGCGGTATCCGATGCCATTATCGAGCAACAACAACCTATTTTAGAACGTGCTTTAGAATATAAGAATAATCCTCGGTTGGTAAAAGAAATTGTACGAGAAGGCTGTGAAGCTGCTAGAGATATTGCAAGAGAAACGTTGGAAGAAGTCCGAGAAGTAATGGGCTTACCTCACCGAGATAGATAA
- a CDS encoding protein kinase domain-containing protein: MKTFQRIHPKLIDDETQRKGYLLSQKAHNYVRQLQLQHAFSQIQKGEPVVPLTGQLLIPGAKHPNLTWPVYIGEKGETIAIYTEGKLGQGAFGGVYVGVNLDTGEARAIKIQYPASEKAVVDIKEEESVLEQLGRFDDRLVIQDLPLAVDFVRTEHFKKLNGLTATLQKLNMMQSEDVEKLVRAEDSAELIKTLLAKINEKYSNNFQQFKIDFLKNGASDFLENSIGIDLEHFEKNITPELFEEILKEYFSDYFENVTDEIDGVKQFIAFSAQSMAWGVNLLDYSEQSHSELDNLDVAIQMLEKIHELHEFHSEQVPHGYVHRDIKAANVMWDEKTKSLIVVDMGFTRALGSDHTFADGKLAGTPCAIAPELIIELSNDEKPRFSTKTDMYAAGVVLLELYSKLQVEIPFTQQEGYEKGAYEQAQEVHSSLSSNPDYSGLPPVLVESVSDVLKDEVTEPRKSIYDTIKKMLDVNPNHRISFPDAIESLKQIRARMELENPTPVSKIVAPRSQPLPQQAAKVGEQLYSGEQNEIKTLLEQSIGKITTLLADNSNKPDAPKIKSGQAFLRQLPSLKQKMASELAYWIRQLKALRVQDTIKPAEIQFLIKSIDKELQDTEKAMTHMVELKQELQNIKANLEDKLLNKSEIGFKKRLK, translated from the coding sequence ATGAAAACCTTTCAACGAATTCATCCCAAATTGATAGATGATGAGACCCAAAGAAAAGGTTATCTTCTTAGCCAGAAAGCACATAACTATGTTCGCCAATTACAACTGCAACATGCATTTTCGCAAATTCAAAAAGGGGAGCCGGTAGTTCCCTTAACTGGGCAATTACTTATTCCTGGGGCTAAACATCCTAATCTGACATGGCCGGTTTATATTGGTGAAAAAGGCGAAACGATTGCAATTTATACCGAGGGTAAATTAGGTCAAGGCGCATTTGGCGGGGTCTATGTAGGCGTTAATCTCGATACCGGTGAAGCGCGAGCGATTAAGATTCAATACCCTGCGTCTGAAAAAGCGGTAGTTGATATTAAAGAAGAAGAATCGGTATTAGAACAACTAGGGCGATTTGACGATCGTCTCGTCATTCAAGATTTGCCCCTTGCCGTTGACTTTGTTCGAACAGAACATTTTAAAAAATTAAATGGCCTCACTGCCACGTTGCAAAAATTAAATATGATGCAAAGTGAGGATGTCGAAAAACTGGTTAGAGCAGAGGATTCAGCCGAGCTGATTAAAACACTGCTAGCAAAAATTAATGAAAAATATAGTAATAATTTTCAACAATTCAAAATCGATTTTTTAAAAAATGGTGCATCAGATTTTTTAGAAAACTCGATAGGAATTGATTTGGAACATTTTGAAAAAAACATTACACCAGAACTCTTTGAAGAAATCTTAAAGGAATATTTTTCAGACTATTTTGAAAACGTTACAGATGAAATTGATGGAGTGAAACAATTTATTGCGTTTAGTGCCCAGAGCATGGCTTGGGGGGTCAATTTGTTGGATTATAGTGAGCAATCACATTCTGAACTTGATAACCTTGATGTGGCTATTCAAATGCTAGAAAAAATTCACGAATTGCATGAATTTCACAGTGAGCAAGTGCCTCATGGTTATGTGCATCGTGACATTAAAGCAGCGAATGTCATGTGGGACGAGAAAACAAAAAGCCTCATCGTTGTTGATATGGGATTTACCCGCGCATTAGGAAGTGATCATACCTTTGCCGATGGAAAGCTCGCAGGAACCCCATGTGCGATTGCACCTGAATTGATTATTGAACTTTCGAATGACGAAAAACCTCGTTTTAGTACAAAAACAGATATGTATGCCGCAGGGGTTGTATTATTAGAATTGTATTCAAAATTACAAGTTGAAATTCCTTTTACACAACAAGAAGGTTATGAAAAGGGTGCTTACGAGCAGGCTCAAGAAGTTCATAGCAGTTTAAGTAGTAATCCTGATTATTCAGGATTACCTCCTGTACTGGTTGAGTCAGTTTCTGATGTGTTGAAAGATGAAGTGACCGAACCTCGAAAATCAATTTATGATACGATTAAAAAAATGTTGGATGTGAATCCTAATCATCGTATAAGTTTCCCTGATGCCATCGAATCGCTTAAGCAAATTAGAGCGCGTATGGAGCTAGAGAATCCTACGCCAGTATCAAAGATTGTCGCACCAAGATCTCAACCACTGCCACAACAAGCAGCAAAGGTCGGTGAGCAGCTCTATAGTGGGGAACAAAATGAAATTAAAACCCTACTTGAGCAAAGCATTGGAAAAATAACAACGTTATTGGCAGACAATAGTAACAAACCTGACGCCCCTAAAATAAAGTCTGGCCAAGCTTTCCTCAGACAATTACCCTCGCTGAAACAAAAAATGGCATCAGAGCTTGCCTATTGGATACGCCAGCTAAAAGCCTTGCGCGTGCAAGATACAATTAAACCAGCTGAAATCCAATTTTTAATCAAGAGCATTGACAAAGAGTTGCAAGATACAGAAAAAGCAATGACTCACATGGTTGAACTCAAACAAGAATTACAAAATATTAAAGCTAACTTGGAAGATAAATTACTCAATAAAAGTGAAATAGGATTTAAGAAAAGGCTTAAATAA
- a CDS encoding SDR family NAD(P)-dependent oxidoreductase encodes MDKLNLTLPSMPAHCLANQVILITGAGKGIGRALALAAAKHGATTILLGKSLKNLESIYDEITSNGYPEPALHPLNLLQLEPKSAHELLQNIEQMFGRLDAIVHNAGISGLVTPLELMPPQKWQEVIHLNLNVPFLLTQALLPLLRKGPYGSILFTTADEAHLAKAYWGAYSASKHGVVALAKALHEELENNTAIRVNCINPGKVRTALRLNAYPAIDPENFTAPEALMPYYLHLLSSEAKGIRGKEISPVCKEQETALLL; translated from the coding sequence ATGGATAAGTTGAATCTTACCTTACCTTCAATGCCTGCACATTGTTTGGCAAATCAGGTCATTTTAATTACAGGCGCAGGCAAAGGCATTGGGCGCGCTTTAGCCTTGGCCGCAGCAAAACATGGCGCCACCACTATCTTGCTGGGAAAATCGCTCAAAAATCTTGAGAGTATTTATGACGAAATTACCAGTAATGGTTATCCAGAGCCTGCTTTGCATCCTCTGAATTTACTGCAACTTGAACCCAAAAGTGCCCATGAACTTTTGCAAAATATCGAACAAATGTTTGGCCGTTTAGATGCGATTGTGCACAATGCTGGGATCAGTGGACTTGTTACCCCACTGGAGCTGATGCCTCCTCAAAAATGGCAAGAAGTGATTCATCTTAATTTGAACGTTCCCTTTTTATTAACACAAGCATTGCTGCCACTGCTTCGCAAAGGACCTTATGGCAGCATCTTATTTACAACCGCTGATGAAGCGCATCTGGCAAAGGCTTATTGGGGAGCTTACAGTGCCAGCAAGCATGGCGTAGTTGCCTTGGCAAAAGCACTACATGAAGAGCTGGAAAATAACACAGCCATAAGAGTTAATTGTATCAACCCAGGAAAAGTCCGTACCGCATTAAGACTCAATGCTTATCCTGCGATTGATCCTGAAAACTTTACCGCCCCTGAGGCATTAATGCCTTATTACCTTCATCTTTTAAGTTCAGAAGCTAAGGGCATCCGCGGTAAAGAAATCTCTCCTGTCTGTAAAGAACAAGAAACCGCCCTGCTACTATAA
- the scpB gene encoding SMC-Scp complex subunit ScpB — MNMPSNKPLIKPMNELIRIVEGTIFASKVPVSPQDIAKLFEEDEKPALADIRKAIELLQKGYEKRGIRLVEVASGFRFQVAENVAPYICKSIEDKPARYSRALLETLALIAYRQPITRGEIEDIRGVVVSTNIIKTLDEQEWIRVVGYKDVPGKPALYATTKVFLDHFGLKNLEELPPLAELRAIETVDLADEASQDLPIEENALAASADENALETTQEESLPASAEEIANAAIAAAMQAVKADENPEEDLEIDDELEEEPDSELDIINAALADLQLSEDDIKAHDQVTLEDEEVLDEQAMLDEGTKESNVNDMDDDIDDDEIGAQTMSSILDEIDNARDDEEEDILSYEQS; from the coding sequence ATGAACATGCCCTCGAACAAACCCTTGATCAAACCTATGAATGAGTTGATTCGTATTGTTGAAGGAACGATATTTGCTTCAAAAGTGCCAGTATCGCCTCAAGATATTGCTAAATTATTTGAAGAAGATGAAAAGCCGGCGTTAGCGGATATTCGCAAAGCCATTGAACTATTACAAAAAGGCTACGAAAAAAGAGGGATCCGTTTAGTAGAGGTTGCTTCGGGGTTTCGGTTCCAAGTCGCTGAAAATGTTGCGCCTTATATTTGTAAATCGATAGAAGATAAACCCGCGCGTTATTCTCGCGCTTTATTAGAGACTTTAGCGCTTATCGCTTATCGCCAACCGATTACGCGTGGTGAAATTGAAGATATCCGTGGTGTTGTGGTCAGTACCAACATTATTAAAACCCTAGACGAGCAAGAGTGGATCCGCGTTGTTGGCTATAAAGATGTACCTGGTAAACCCGCATTATATGCAACCACGAAAGTATTTTTAGATCATTTTGGTTTAAAAAACTTAGAAGAGTTACCTCCCTTAGCTGAATTGCGCGCTATTGAAACTGTTGATTTGGCGGATGAAGCATCTCAAGATCTTCCCATAGAAGAAAATGCTTTAGCAGCATCAGCTGATGAGAACGCTCTTGAAACTACCCAAGAAGAAAGTTTGCCGGCAAGTGCAGAAGAAATTGCAAATGCGGCCATTGCTGCCGCAATGCAAGCCGTGAAAGCAGATGAAAATCCGGAAGAAGATTTAGAAATTGATGATGAGCTGGAAGAAGAACCTGACAGTGAATTAGATATCATTAATGCGGCACTGGCTGATCTGCAATTATCGGAAGATGATATCAAGGCGCACGACCAAGTTACGCTTGAAGATGAAGAAGTGCTTGATGAGCAAGCAATGCTTGATGAGGGAACCAAAGAAAGCAACGTTAATGATATGGATGATGATATCGATGATGATGAAATTGGGGCGCAAACAATGTCATCCATTTTAGATGAAATTGATAATGCCCGTGATGATGAAGAAGAAGATATTTTAAGTTATGAGCAGTCGTAA
- a CDS encoding diguanylate cyclase, with product MSQGWVKSYPQNEGSELSKILQTTLDVYDLLKHFHRVLQQHIPYHSFQFNNDQTGHGLSMGAVQAFEACFELTLQDECLGHLRLTKPSTFTEEEHKIIENALTQLVYPLRNAILYHTVVIHSVTCSLTQLGNRSLFDQTIQREIDLAIRHKSTFALLLLDIDDFKQINDIHGHLAGDTVLQQVGKILQNLKRQSDYVFRYGGEEFILILSQSNTDGAILVAERIRQQIAHQEFVFEGKTIAITASMGLSHFHPEDNFKSLFQRVDKALYQAKEEGKNRIVTD from the coding sequence ATGAGCCAAGGATGGGTTAAATCCTACCCTCAAAACGAGGGTAGTGAGCTAAGTAAGATTTTACAAACCACATTAGATGTTTATGATCTGTTAAAACATTTTCACCGTGTTTTGCAGCAACACATTCCTTACCATAGTTTTCAGTTTAACAATGACCAAACCGGGCATGGTTTAAGTATGGGAGCGGTTCAAGCATTTGAAGCTTGTTTTGAATTAACCTTGCAAGATGAGTGTCTTGGGCATCTGCGTTTAACCAAACCCAGTACCTTCACCGAAGAAGAACACAAAATCATTGAAAATGCCCTTACTCAATTAGTCTATCCTCTTCGCAATGCCATTTTATATCATACAGTGGTGATCCACTCTGTTACCTGCTCACTTACCCAGTTAGGGAATCGTTCGCTCTTTGATCAAACCATTCAACGTGAAATAGATTTAGCGATACGCCATAAAAGCACCTTCGCTTTACTCCTGCTGGATATTGACGACTTTAAACAGATTAATGACATTCATGGTCATCTTGCGGGTGATACCGTTTTGCAACAAGTCGGTAAAATATTGCAAAATCTGAAAAGACAATCAGACTATGTGTTTCGTTATGGTGGCGAAGAATTTATTCTGATTTTAAGCCAAAGCAATACCGATGGCGCAATCCTGGTTGCCGAACGTATTCGCCAACAAATCGCACATCAGGAATTTGTGTTTGAAGGAAAGACAATCGCTATCACCGCTAGCATGGGCTTATCTCACTTTCATCCAGAAGATAATTTTAAATCTCTCTTCCAACGGGTTGATAAAGCACTTTATCAAGCGAAAGAAGAAGGGAAAAATCGGATTGTCACCGATTAG
- the rluB gene encoding 23S rRNA pseudouridine(2605) synthase RluB, with the protein MSSRKKDSSQTKAKQSVRSSKKRHERMHDDAWASEEARPKKQRAKVTAKPKLIKSLTASNARTRSGIPTKRKIAIVNKQASAVGSDEPMRIQKFLANAGIASRRTIEEWIKAGKIHINGNVATLGQSVTSQDTIKVDGKTFHLKSFDIQETRVLLYHKPEGELCAARSEHGKPTVFQHLPKLKGSKWVMVGRLDINTSGLLLFTNNGNLAHHLMHPRFAHERQYAVRVLGKVTDEMLENLTTGVRLEDGLFSFKSIQFAGGTGANQWYNVTLQEGKYREVRRLWESQGCKVSRLIRTQYGPFVLPSGLRKGKYFELPENEVTELLAAADNHN; encoded by the coding sequence ATGAGCAGTCGTAAAAAAGATTCAAGTCAAACGAAAGCAAAACAATCCGTTCGCTCTTCAAAGAAGCGCCATGAGCGGATGCATGATGATGCATGGGCAAGTGAAGAAGCTCGGCCGAAAAAGCAACGCGCTAAAGTGACTGCTAAGCCTAAGCTTATTAAGAGCTTGACAGCAAGTAATGCACGTACAAGAAGTGGCATTCCGACTAAGCGAAAAATCGCTATTGTCAACAAGCAAGCAAGCGCCGTTGGTAGCGATGAGCCGATGCGGATTCAAAAGTTTTTAGCGAATGCAGGCATTGCTTCTCGTCGCACGATTGAAGAGTGGATCAAAGCAGGAAAAATTCACATTAATGGTAATGTGGCAACGTTAGGACAAAGCGTTACGAGTCAAGATACCATTAAAGTAGATGGTAAAACTTTTCATTTGAAATCTTTTGATATTCAAGAGACGCGAGTATTACTTTATCATAAGCCGGAAGGCGAATTATGTGCCGCGCGCTCAGAACACGGTAAACCAACCGTATTTCAACACCTTCCCAAACTCAAAGGCAGTAAATGGGTAATGGTGGGACGATTAGACATTAACACCAGTGGTTTATTGCTATTTACCAATAATGGCAATCTTGCCCATCATTTAATGCATCCTCGTTTTGCGCATGAACGTCAATATGCCGTGAGAGTGCTCGGTAAAGTCACAGATGAAATGCTTGAAAACTTAACCACGGGCGTTCGATTGGAAGATGGTCTTTTCAGCTTCAAATCTATTCAATTTGCGGGTGGTACGGGTGCAAATCAGTGGTATAACGTGACCTTGCAAGAAGGTAAATATCGCGAAGTGCGCCGTTTATGGGAATCCCAAGGTTGTAAAGTGAGTCGTTTGATCCGTACTCAATATGGTCCCTTCGTTTTACCCAGTGGTCTGCGCAAAGGTAAATATTTTGAGTTACCTGAAAATGAAGTCACTGAATTGTTAGCTGCTGCAGATAATCACAATTAA
- a CDS encoding BolA/IbaG family iron-sulfur metabolism protein translates to MRNAEERKAFIEERLQILHPSLLTIVDESHFHIGHEGAKGGASHFSVKIVSSAFAGLSLIKRHQLVYEQVKELIPHEIHALKIKALSPEENS, encoded by the coding sequence ATGCGTAATGCAGAAGAACGAAAAGCATTCATCGAAGAAAGGCTTCAGATCTTGCACCCTTCTTTATTAACGATTGTTGATGAAAGCCACTTTCATATAGGACATGAAGGCGCAAAAGGTGGTGCAAGCCATTTTAGCGTGAAAATTGTAAGCTCTGCTTTTGCAGGGCTTTCACTCATTAAAAGACATCAATTGGTGTATGAACAAGTAAAAGAATTGATACCCCATGAAATTCATGCCTTGAAAATTAAAGCACTCTCCCCCGAAGAAAATAGCTAA
- a CDS encoding septation protein A yields MHLFYDLLPIILFFLAYKFYGIYIATAVAIIAVFAQVATTFIRGKKPEMMQIITLGMVLVLGSATLFFRNELFIKWKPTAVYWLLGAVFFITAFISKKNLVQKMLEKNLTLPDKAWATLNMTWYCFFFLMGFINLFVVYNFSTDTWVNFKLFGTLVLTLIFAGLQGILISRYLPNDDSTEKNQKNTKNA; encoded by the coding sequence ATGCACCTATTTTATGATCTCTTACCGATTATTCTTTTCTTTCTGGCTTATAAATTTTATGGCATTTATATCGCTACCGCAGTTGCCATTATCGCGGTGTTTGCTCAAGTTGCAACCACCTTCATCCGCGGAAAAAAGCCTGAAATGATGCAAATTATCACGCTTGGGATGGTACTTGTATTAGGGAGCGCGACCCTTTTCTTTCGCAATGAACTCTTTATTAAATGGAAACCAACTGCGGTCTACTGGTTACTCGGTGCTGTTTTTTTCATTACTGCATTTATTAGCAAAAAAAATCTTGTGCAAAAAATGCTGGAAAAAAATCTTACTTTGCCCGATAAAGCATGGGCAACACTCAATATGACGTGGTACTGCTTTTTCTTCTTAATGGGCTTTATTAATCTGTTTGTGGTTTATAACTTTAGTACGGACACCTGGGTTAACTTTAAATTATTCGGCACCCTGGTTTTGACCTTAATCTTTGCCGGTTTGCAAGGTATTCTGATATCGCGCTATCTCCCCAATGACGATTCCACTGAAAAAAATCAGAAGAATACAAAAAATGCGTAA